Proteins encoded by one window of Halorubrum ruber:
- a CDS encoding thiamine ABC transporter substrate-binding protein, which produces MTTDESETRRRSARSRTRRRFLTAAGTAGAVALAGCSAERTDGSDGGDGSGSDGTGDGTDTDDGDGEGDGGDDETPTLTVATYTSFIDAPSVSPGEWLKEEFESRVDAELEWATPDNEVNYYVERAASGAGIDADLYVGLTTEDLVRVDEELDGDLFAEAGEIEGRDAVKQGLRFDPFDRAVPYDTGYVSLVYDGTTMEAPETFDGLLDDEHAGALIAQNPGASSTGRAFLLHTINRFGDGGVASDGDGEAIEGEDGDPDYDYLDYWTDLQENDVRVLGSWDDAYAAWSEGEAPIVVSYSTDQVFADMEGQDLEKHQIRFLNDQAYANPEGMAVFADADEPDLAREFMSFMLEPDVQGEIAQRNVAFPATDGAELPSDYAELAKEPADPVTFTYDELQGSVDAWVEAWERQFAGN; this is translated from the coding sequence ATGACTACCGACGAGAGCGAGACGCGGCGGCGATCGGCCCGGTCACGCACCCGACGACGGTTCCTGACGGCGGCCGGGACGGCGGGAGCCGTCGCGCTCGCCGGCTGTAGCGCCGAGCGGACCGACGGGAGCGACGGCGGCGACGGCTCCGGGAGCGACGGGACGGGCGACGGAACCGACACCGACGACGGCGACGGGGAGGGAGACGGCGGCGACGACGAGACCCCGACGCTGACGGTGGCGACCTACACGAGCTTCATCGACGCCCCCTCCGTGAGCCCCGGCGAATGGCTCAAAGAGGAGTTCGAGAGCCGTGTCGACGCCGAGCTGGAGTGGGCGACCCCCGACAACGAGGTGAACTACTACGTCGAGCGCGCCGCCTCGGGCGCGGGCATCGACGCCGACCTCTACGTCGGCCTCACGACGGAGGACCTCGTGCGCGTCGACGAGGAGCTTGACGGGGACCTCTTCGCCGAGGCGGGCGAGATCGAGGGGCGCGACGCGGTCAAGCAGGGGCTCCGGTTCGACCCGTTCGACCGCGCGGTCCCGTACGACACCGGCTACGTGAGCCTCGTGTACGACGGTACGACGATGGAGGCGCCCGAGACGTTCGACGGGCTGCTCGACGACGAGCACGCGGGCGCGCTCATCGCGCAGAACCCCGGCGCCTCCTCGACCGGCCGCGCGTTCCTCCTTCACACGATCAACCGCTTCGGCGACGGCGGCGTCGCGAGCGACGGCGACGGCGAGGCGATCGAGGGCGAGGACGGCGACCCCGACTACGACTACCTCGATTACTGGACGGACCTCCAGGAGAACGACGTGCGCGTCCTCGGCTCGTGGGACGACGCGTACGCGGCCTGGAGCGAGGGCGAGGCGCCGATAGTCGTCTCCTACTCCACCGATCAGGTGTTCGCGGATATGGAGGGCCAAGACCTCGAGAAACACCAGATCCGATTCCTGAACGACCAGGCGTACGCGAACCCCGAGGGGATGGCCGTCTTCGCCGACGCCGACGAGCCGGACCTCGCCCGCGAGTTCATGTCGTTCATGCTGGAGCCCGACGTCCAAGGCGAGATCGCGCAGCGCAACGTCGCGTTCCCGGCGACCGACGGCGCCGAGCTCCCGAGCGACTACGCCGAGCTGGCGAAGGAGCCGGCCGACCCGGTGACGTTCACCTACGACGAGCTCCAGGGCTCGGTCGACGCGTGGGTCGAGGCCTGGGAGCGGCAGTTCGCCGGGAACTAA
- the hisA gene encoding 1-(5-phosphoribosyl)-5-[(5-phosphoribosylamino)methylideneamino]imidazole-4-carboxamide isomerase produces MSQFPEFEVIPAVDVQDGEVVQLVGGERGTGKRYGDPVAAAERWIEAGAGTLHLVDLDGAFEGERVNAAAIESVVESVPDAVGLQLGGGIRTAEGARDLLDLGLDRVILGTAAVETPEIVAEIDETHPGGVVVSLDAKDGEVVVSGWTEGTGLDPAEAAARYEELGAGAILFTNVDVEGQLEGIDREAVASVVEAVDIPVIASGGVATVEDVVDLKKAGAAAVVVGTALYEGEFTLREAQNTADEI; encoded by the coding sequence ATGAGCCAGTTCCCCGAGTTCGAGGTGATCCCCGCCGTCGACGTGCAGGACGGCGAGGTCGTCCAGTTGGTCGGCGGCGAGCGCGGGACGGGCAAGCGCTACGGCGATCCGGTCGCGGCCGCCGAGCGGTGGATCGAGGCGGGCGCCGGCACGCTCCACCTCGTCGACCTCGACGGCGCGTTCGAGGGCGAGCGCGTCAATGCCGCCGCGATCGAGTCAGTCGTCGAGAGCGTTCCGGACGCGGTCGGCCTCCAGCTCGGCGGCGGCATCCGGACTGCGGAGGGCGCGCGGGACCTGCTCGACCTGGGGCTCGACCGCGTCATCCTCGGCACCGCGGCGGTCGAGACGCCCGAGATCGTCGCCGAGATCGACGAGACGCATCCCGGGGGCGTCGTCGTCAGCCTCGACGCGAAGGACGGCGAGGTCGTCGTCTCGGGCTGGACCGAGGGGACCGGGCTGGACCCGGCCGAGGCCGCGGCCCGCTACGAGGAGTTGGGCGCGGGCGCCATCCTCTTCACGAACGTCGACGTGGAGGGGCAATTAGAGGGGATCGACCGCGAGGCGGTCGCGAGCGTGGTCGAGGCCGTGGACATTCCGGTTATCGCCTCCGGCGGGGTGGCGACGGTCGAAGACGTCGTCGACTTAAAAAAGGCCGGCGCGGCCGCCGTCGTCGTCGGCACCGCGCTGTACGAGGGCGAGTTCACGCTCCGAGAGGCGCAGAACACGGCTGACGAGATTTAA
- the hisB gene encoding imidazoleglycerol-phosphate dehydratase HisB → MSEHDRTAAVTRETSETTIELTLAIDGDGDSEVSTGIGFYDHMLESFAKHGLFDLTVRCDGDLDIDDHHTVEDVAICLGEAFDEALGDKRGIRRYADRRVPLDEAVASVVVDVAGRPYYEFEGSFSQESVGEFTSVMADHFVLSLAHNAGLTLHATVEKGDNAHHEVEALFKALARALDDATRLDERRSDTPSTKGEL, encoded by the coding sequence ATGAGCGAGCACGACCGGACCGCGGCCGTCACCCGCGAGACGAGCGAGACGACGATCGAACTCACCCTCGCTATCGACGGCGACGGCGACAGCGAGGTCTCGACGGGGATCGGCTTCTACGACCACATGCTCGAATCGTTCGCCAAGCACGGCCTCTTCGATCTGACGGTCCGCTGTGACGGCGACCTCGACATCGACGACCACCACACCGTCGAGGACGTGGCGATCTGCCTCGGCGAGGCGTTCGACGAGGCGCTCGGTGACAAGCGAGGAATTCGGCGGTACGCCGACCGACGCGTCCCCCTCGACGAGGCGGTCGCGAGCGTCGTCGTCGACGTCGCGGGACGCCCGTACTACGAGTTCGAGGGCTCGTTCTCCCAGGAGTCCGTCGGGGAGTTCACCAGCGTCATGGCCGATCACTTCGTGCTCTCTTTGGCCCACAACGCCGGGCTGACGCTCCACGCGACGGTCGAGAAAGGGGACAACGCCCACCACGAGGTCGAGGCGCTGTTCAAGGCCTTAGCGCGCGCGCTCGACGACGCGACCCGCCTCGACGAGCGCCGCAGCGACACGCCCAGCACGAAGGGGGAGCTCTGA
- a CDS encoding YkgJ family cysteine cluster protein: MELDCEGCAGCCVDWRPLDPAAAGSDRTGPRPPLDDAYDLVPLTRDEVARFVDDGLGDALIPRLFEPAERDDSVRIDGVDLAAVDGRPVFVVGLRKPPKPVAPIGTDEPRWLDACAFLDPTTLQCRIHDTDRYPRTCSTYPGHNLDLGAETECDRVEAAGGGDRLLDDEPPEDLPAPAFGPQALGATVFAYPDPDALDGVVARLRDGAGTADDRARFAGAAVGSRPGSLSVTRDRMAEARERAREADSWVGRAIGAWTERAGDDGERVALDRDARDRLVREIEDDGGAPGTPGWNSEV; encoded by the coding sequence ATGGAACTCGACTGCGAGGGCTGCGCCGGCTGCTGCGTCGACTGGCGCCCGCTCGATCCGGCCGCCGCGGGCTCGGACCGCACCGGGCCGCGCCCCCCGCTCGACGACGCCTACGACCTCGTCCCGCTCACTCGCGACGAGGTCGCCCGGTTCGTCGACGACGGCCTCGGCGACGCCCTGATCCCCCGGCTGTTCGAACCTGCCGAACGGGACGACAGCGTCCGGATCGACGGGGTCGACCTCGCCGCGGTCGACGGCCGCCCTGTCTTCGTCGTCGGGCTCCGGAAACCCCCGAAGCCGGTCGCGCCGATCGGGACCGACGAGCCGCGCTGGCTCGACGCGTGCGCCTTCCTCGACCCGACGACGCTCCAGTGCCGGATCCACGACACCGACCGCTACCCCCGGACCTGCTCGACGTACCCCGGGCACAACCTCGACCTCGGCGCCGAGACGGAGTGCGATCGCGTCGAGGCCGCGGGCGGCGGCGACCGACTCCTCGACGACGAGCCGCCCGAGGACCTCCCGGCGCCCGCGTTCGGCCCGCAGGCGCTCGGCGCGACCGTGTTCGCCTACCCCGATCCCGACGCGCTCGACGGGGTCGTCGCGCGCCTCCGCGACGGCGCGGGGACCGCCGACGACCGCGCCCGCTTCGCCGGCGCCGCGGTCGGCTCCCGCCCGGGGTCGCTGTCCGTGACCCGCGACCGCATGGCCGAGGCCCGGGAGCGCGCCCGCGAGGCCGACTCGTGGGTCGGCCGAGCGATCGGGGCGTGGACCGAACGCGCCGGCGACGACGGCGAGCGTGTCGCCCTCGACCGCGACGCGCGCGACCGGCTCGTCCGCGAGATCGAGGACGACGGGGGCGCACCCGGCACGCCGGGCTGGAACTCGGAAGTCTAA
- a CDS encoding GNAT family N-acetyltransferase → MDEIAIRDPRPSDAEPLEALITSHFSEGSAYGVDLGIGDPAYHVLVAVECGAEEAEEAGGEEPREDGESDRDDAILGVMALRELDDPAAVADEMYFFDDPELLPAATLYGHLEMGYVRPDTTGRGIGSRLLERLHAVGAARGVDLFLADSWYHGGDDSPEKLFDAHGYETVHRDPIERSADECPKCEGECVCAGALAVRRVGDDGGDERDAEATRS, encoded by the coding sequence ATGGACGAGATCGCGATCCGCGACCCGCGGCCGAGCGACGCCGAGCCGCTGGAGGCGCTCATCACCTCGCACTTCAGCGAGGGGAGCGCCTACGGGGTCGACCTCGGGATCGGCGACCCGGCGTACCACGTGCTGGTCGCGGTCGAGTGCGGCGCGGAGGAGGCGGAGGAGGCGGGCGGCGAGGAACCCCGCGAGGACGGCGAGAGCGACCGCGACGACGCGATCCTCGGCGTGATGGCGCTCCGCGAACTCGACGACCCGGCCGCCGTCGCCGACGAGATGTACTTCTTCGACGACCCGGAGCTGCTTCCGGCGGCGACGCTGTACGGCCACTTGGAGATGGGGTACGTCCGGCCGGATACGACCGGCCGCGGGATCGGGAGCCGGCTGCTCGAACGGCTCCACGCGGTCGGCGCGGCGCGCGGCGTCGACCTGTTCCTCGCGGACTCGTGGTACCACGGCGGCGACGACTCCCCGGAGAAGCTGTTCGACGCGCACGGGTACGAGACGGTCCACCGCGACCCGATCGAGCGGTCGGCGGACGAGTGCCCGAAGTGCGAGGGGGAGTGCGTCTGCGCGGGCGCGCTCGCGGTCCGGCGGGTCGGGGACGACGGGGGCGACGAGAGGGACGCGGAGGCGACCCGGTCGTGA
- a CDS encoding Brp/Blh family beta-carotene 15,15'-dioxygenase — translation MTEASSTSARATESGSAETRGRDAGAAPADARPESAADAASERVDRWFARRPALALAALLPIGAVTPLFPVELGVATFALGTLAVGMAHGAVDHLVPLRGAPGVSLRRSIAVVSVVYAVLGGAVVAAFFAAPVAAFVGFIALTWLHWGQGDVATLAIAGVDHLPTSGERWLALVVRGGLPMGVPLLAHPEEYRLVAEWIVGLFLVDAGAAATAVDPLFAPAVRIGVGVGMATATLASVGLGYRRVRDGRDADGRRRDPDGRRRDPDGRRRDPGGWRRDVGELAVLWAWFLLAAPVFAIGVYFALWHALRHVGRLVLVDPEAASAASAGNAVGALARFGRDAAPLTLGGFLVVAAVGASVPAGVAAPGDLLAVSLVAIAAMTLPHVVVVAWLDRRQGVWRPGTGS, via the coding sequence ATGACTGAGGCGTCCTCGACGTCGGCGAGGGCGACCGAGTCCGGTTCCGCGGAGACTCGCGGGCGCGACGCCGGAGCGGCCCCCGCGGACGCGCGGCCCGAATCGGCGGCCGACGCCGCGAGCGAACGGGTCGACCGCTGGTTCGCGCGCCGCCCGGCGCTGGCGCTGGCCGCGCTGCTGCCGATCGGCGCCGTGACCCCCCTGTTTCCGGTCGAACTCGGCGTCGCGACGTTCGCGCTCGGCACCCTCGCCGTCGGGATGGCCCACGGCGCGGTCGACCATCTCGTTCCCCTCCGGGGCGCGCCGGGCGTGTCGCTCCGGCGGTCGATCGCGGTCGTCTCGGTCGTGTACGCGGTCCTCGGCGGCGCGGTCGTCGCCGCGTTCTTCGCCGCGCCCGTCGCGGCGTTCGTCGGGTTCATCGCGCTCACGTGGCTCCACTGGGGACAGGGCGACGTGGCGACGCTCGCGATCGCCGGCGTCGACCACCTGCCAACCTCCGGGGAGCGGTGGCTGGCGCTCGTCGTCCGCGGCGGCCTCCCGATGGGCGTCCCCCTCCTCGCGCACCCCGAGGAGTACCGGCTGGTGGCCGAGTGGATCGTCGGGCTGTTCCTCGTCGACGCCGGTGCGGCCGCGACCGCGGTCGACCCCCTCTTTGCGCCCGCGGTCCGGATCGGGGTCGGCGTCGGGATGGCGACGGCGACGCTGGCGTCGGTCGGGCTGGGTTACCGCCGGGTCCGGGACGGGCGCGACGCGGACGGCCGGCGGCGTGACCCGGACGGCCGGCGGCGTGACCCGGACGGCCGGCGGCGTGACCCGGGCGGCTGGCGGCGCGACGTCGGCGAACTCGCGGTGCTGTGGGCGTGGTTCCTGCTCGCCGCGCCCGTGTTCGCGATCGGGGTGTACTTCGCGCTGTGGCACGCGCTCCGACACGTCGGGCGGCTCGTCCTCGTCGATCCCGAGGCCGCGAGCGCGGCGTCCGCGGGCAACGCAGTCGGGGCGCTCGCCCGCTTCGGCCGCGACGCCGCGCCGCTCACGCTCGGCGGGTTTCTCGTCGTGGCCGCGGTCGGCGCGAGCGTCCCCGCGGGCGTCGCGGCGCCCGGCGACCTGCTGGCCGTGTCGCTGGTCGCCATCGCCGCCATGACGCTCCCCCACGTCGTCGTGGTCGCGTGGCTCGACCGGCGACAGGGCGTCTGGCGGCCGGGCACCGGGAGCTGA
- the serB gene encoding phosphoserine phosphatase SerB, which yields MSLIAFDFDGTLSDSEMTVLLAERAGVADEVAEITERAMNDELSYAESLYQRAALLEGLGATEVEDAFDAVRIRPGAARLIERLRAEGHHVAVLTGGFERGVEAALAREGVSVDTIVANRLPTDADGALTGEAEGPLIEGTKDDALADLAAEAGVPMAETVAVGDGANDLPMLEVAGLAVGFVPKSAVRPVCDSVVASMYRLGKVLESHGVLAAEA from the coding sequence ATGAGCCTCATCGCGTTCGACTTCGACGGGACGCTCTCCGACTCGGAGATGACGGTCTTACTCGCCGAGCGGGCCGGCGTCGCCGACGAGGTCGCCGAGATCACCGAGCGGGCGATGAACGACGAGCTCAGCTACGCCGAGAGCCTCTATCAGCGCGCGGCGCTTCTGGAGGGCCTCGGGGCGACGGAGGTCGAGGACGCGTTCGACGCGGTCCGGATCCGGCCCGGCGCGGCGCGTCTCATCGAGCGCCTGCGGGCGGAGGGCCACCACGTCGCCGTGCTCACTGGCGGGTTCGAGCGCGGCGTCGAGGCGGCGCTCGCCCGCGAGGGCGTCTCGGTCGACACGATCGTCGCGAACCGACTGCCGACCGACGCGGACGGCGCGCTCACCGGCGAGGCCGAGGGGCCGCTGATCGAAGGGACGAAAGACGACGCGCTCGCCGACCTCGCGGCCGAGGCGGGCGTGCCGATGGCGGAGACGGTGGCGGTCGGCGACGGCGCGAACGACCTGCCGATGCTGGAGGTCGCTGGGCTCGCCGTCGGCTTCGTCCCCAAGTCCGCGGTGCGCCCCGTCTGCGACTCGGTCGTCGCCTCCATGTACCGGCTCGGAAAGGTGTTGGAGTCGCACGGCGTGCTCGCCGCCGAAGCGTGA
- the larE gene encoding ATP-dependent sacrificial sulfur transferase LarE has product MSQNARAVGDGSLDPETAAKAASARDALGERDGVLVAFSGGVDSAVVAALARDALGDDAVACTARSETLPAAELDDAKRVADEIGIDHETVTFSELDDPNFVANDGDRCYHCRTMRLGRMYETAKELGIDTVCDGTNADDPGEGHRPGLRAVEELDVFSPLLDAGISKDEVRAIADSYDLSVADKPSMACLSSRIPTGLEVTEERLTRVEKAERVLREWGFGGFRVRDHDGLARVEIAPDELERALDPAFADAVHEHLTDLGFEYVTLDMAGYRTGSVSPGGEESGSDEGVGGADDDVNERPDNSGDADGADDDGSGGVDLGRSYPR; this is encoded by the coding sequence ATGAGTCAGAACGCGCGGGCCGTCGGCGACGGCTCGCTCGATCCCGAGACGGCGGCGAAGGCGGCGAGCGCCCGCGACGCGCTCGGCGAGCGCGACGGGGTCCTCGTCGCGTTCTCGGGCGGCGTCGACTCCGCGGTCGTCGCGGCGCTGGCGCGGGACGCGCTCGGCGACGACGCCGTGGCGTGTACCGCCCGCAGCGAGACGCTCCCCGCGGCGGAGCTCGACGACGCGAAGCGCGTGGCCGACGAGATCGGAATCGACCACGAGACGGTCACCTTCTCCGAGCTCGACGACCCGAACTTCGTCGCCAACGACGGCGACCGCTGTTACCACTGCCGGACGATGCGGCTCGGCCGGATGTACGAGACGGCAAAGGAGCTCGGCATCGACACCGTCTGCGACGGGACGAACGCGGACGACCCGGGCGAGGGGCACCGGCCCGGGCTCCGCGCGGTCGAGGAGCTCGACGTGTTCTCTCCCCTCCTGGACGCCGGGATCTCGAAGGACGAGGTCCGCGCGATCGCCGACTCGTACGACCTCTCCGTGGCCGACAAGCCCTCGATGGCGTGCCTCTCCTCGCGGATCCCGACCGGCCTCGAAGTGACCGAGGAGCGGCTGACCCGCGTGGAGAAGGCCGAGCGCGTGCTCCGCGAGTGGGGGTTCGGGGGGTTCCGCGTCCGCGACCACGACGGGCTCGCGCGCGTTGAGATCGCGCCGGACGAGTTAGAGCGCGCGCTCGACCCCGCCTTCGCCGACGCCGTCCACGAGCACCTCACCGACCTCGGCTTCGAGTACGTCACCCTCGACATGGCCGGCTACCGGACCGGGAGCGTGAGCCCGGGCGGCGAGGAAAGCGGCTCCGACGAGGGGGTCGGCGGCGCGGATGACGACGTCAACGAACGCCCCGACAATTCCGGCGACGCCGACGGCGCGGACGACGATGGTTCCGGCGGCGTCGACCTCGGTCGGAGCTACCCGCGTTGA
- a CDS encoding RidA family protein: protein MREITTDDVPEALGPYSQGIVSGDTVHVSGKTGVDPDTGEAPESVAEQTTQTLENVAAILEAAGTTPDAIVSATVYLTDMDDYDAVNEAYRSFLSAPYPARTCVEVSRLPAPLDVEITVTAELDGD from the coding sequence ATGCGAGAGATTACGACGGATGACGTGCCGGAGGCCCTCGGCCCGTACTCACAGGGGATCGTCTCCGGCGACACGGTCCACGTCTCGGGGAAGACGGGCGTGGACCCCGACACCGGCGAGGCCCCCGAGTCGGTCGCCGAACAGACGACGCAGACGCTCGAAAACGTCGCCGCGATCCTAGAGGCGGCCGGGACGACTCCGGACGCGATCGTGTCGGCGACCGTCTATCTCACCGACATGGACGACTACGACGCGGTCAACGAGGCGTACCGGTCGTTCCTCTCGGCGCCGTATCCGGCGCGGACCTGCGTCGAGGTGTCCCGACTTCCGGCGCCGCTCGACGTCGAGATCACGGTCACCGCGGAGCTCGACGGCGACTGA